Proteins from a genomic interval of Vicia villosa cultivar HV-30 ecotype Madison, WI unplaced genomic scaffold, Vvil1.0 ctg.000474F_1_1, whole genome shotgun sequence:
- the LOC131628728 gene encoding uncharacterized protein LOC131628728 isoform X1, whose product MDTDINCMCFVHAIIPIIGKVVPYAFGPIQREAGYLIFYEGNFTDLIGRVKNLEAAREAINHRVEAATRSGKIIEVGVLNWLEEVIEVTERTNKHLEDPCRRDVGCSGWVFPNLITRYRLGRKTAEIATDVAGVFGRGDFNQVGHLPALNESASSSAAGGAEKLMTRESFKESIMKALRDPKAHNIGVYGLGGVGKTTLVNEVFEIAKQQKLFDAVVIARVSKTPDIKEIQGVIADMLGLRFEEETTAARAYRLRKRIEAEKTVLVILDDIWLTFDLEKMGIPSSKEHNGCKLLMTSKSQDVLRKLDVQKDFTFRLEHLNEVETWSLFQSMAGDVVNDIGLKGVATQIAQNCAGLPLLIVTVARGLKSKDIHVWKDALMQLQNVGHEDMDDIVYSALDLSYRWLASDEIKTLFLLSAVLGYNNVDYLLKVAMGLDIFKNVMTVDDARNRLHSIIESLKASCLLLEGSSTSRQVQMHDLVRDVAISIARRDKHVYYMLGMNAELKNLPKDFQNTCSQIILLKCLIHELPQNLDCPNVNIFILDSANRSLEIPDTIFDGMGSLTVLDLTHLNLSSLPTSFRSLTGLQTLCLDQCVLENMDIIEDLKSLKILSLWKSSMIKLPSKIREMAQLRMLDLSHSGIEVIPPNIISSLTKLEELYMGNTSIKWEDENSAEQKENASLAELRQLDNLTTLELQIHEFCILPVGLTPMFEKLQRYKIAIGDVWEWSDIKDGTLKTLMLKLGTNIHLEHGIKALIKGVEKLYLDEVEGIENVLYQMNGEGFPLLKHLHIQNNNQMKHIVESMESNQVNVSFPNLETLLIDNLQKLEQICYGPLAANSFGKLSVIKVKNCVQLKYLLSLSMVKGLVYLSEIEVCGCNLMKNILIGDHNLSEGEKIEFPFLCSLTLQHLKRLDNFLSCELTSSKAEQKYQGSQSCVSTPFFNVEVAFPNLETLKLSSLSLNKIWDNQHSMDKLTVLVVENCDGLKSLFSSTMVGSFENLKRLEISKCNLMNEIIATEKRNDVTIALKEVSFPKLESIILKDMENLKTVWHYQFQTSKVLQVQNCEKIVTVFPSSMQKTYNNLEQLLVENCALVEEIFELTSIENSSTEVIIPMKVIILGGLPKLKNIWSMDPQGILSFHSLQSFCLYQCESMEYLFPLSVATSCLDLKELVIRYCGNMKEIVSEKRQSTCTSPIFEFNQLTIIQLGNLYSLKAFYAGNHTLRCPSLRTIDVTKCKKLNLYNSGTLPTSSLKRCKDENLPDSFQQPLFIIEEVVPNLKKMKINQRDAKMLSQAQNLGSLFHNLTFLGLSDYLNEEATFPYLFLENAPALEDLVVGWSSFKTIFDDEILVSMKLYPRLKMLNLYQLSKIQHLCEEHSQIHPILEGLEELVICYCPSLTNVLPSSVTFSHLTYLEIVKCNNLVNVITSTTAQSLVKLTVMKVRDCDSLEEIITGRENVDIAFVSLQILIMKCLPSLNKFCSSKCFLKFPLLEKVIVSLCPRLDIFSEGNTSTPYLRKVIIEENDGEWIWKGNLNDTIKEMFDDKVAFSKIKYLALSDYPELKEYWYGRPHQNMFHNLKSLVVQRCDFLSHVLLPSNVLQVLHGLENLEVKDCDSLEALFDVKGLKSKQSTLLKNLTLSSLPNLKHIWNADPYEIISFGNLCRVNISKCQSLLYILPLSLCQDLGHLEVLMIEYCEVKQIVALEETSAQNIITFDQLTKLQLYHLKNLISFYPGKLTLECPSLKILDVSHCEALNMFSVNLFDIQQHENDIHDDIRIGQGLFSIEKLSLSLEKLAINGSKDALRLLNCYSQKNIFSEKLKLLSLHCFDETPISLLNNFHAIFPNLATLRVHNSAFERLFPTTNDHLRKGITLKIKFLGLYNLEKLEYIWQENFSLEYSLIPDLETLVAIDCPSLIRLVPSSTSFTNLTALIVNNCKELVYLISPSTATSLMQLKILQIENCEKLLDVIMIDEGEVDENIIFENLEQLKLTSLSSLRSFCYGKHKFVFPSFISFIVEGCPQMEIFSPEVTIAPYLTSVEVENKTMYWKGDLNTTIEWLFMEKVAFPNLETLKLSSLNLNKIWDNQHSMDKLTVLVVENCDGLKSLFSSTMVGSFENLKRLEISKCNLMNEIIATEKRNDVTIALKEVSFPKLESIILKDMENLKTVWHYQFQTSKVLQVQNCEKIVTVFPSSMQKTYNNLERLLVENCALVEEIFELTSIENSSTEVTTLMKVITLDGLPKLKNIWSMDPQGILSFHNLQDFCLNKCGSMEYLFPLSIATSCPHLEKLHIRKCWKMKEIVSEERQSTYSNPIFEFNQLTSIQLWNLPSLKGFYAGNHTLACPSLRTIIVLSCEKLNLYKTGTLPTSSLKRCKDEKLPDSFLQPLFIIEEVVPDLKNMRISQRDAKMLLQAQSLGFLFPNLTFLGLSDYMDEEATFPYWFLQNAPALESLVVEWSSFKKIFEDEIPVSMELHTRLKELRLYHLSKLQHICDERSQIHQVLEGLEQLVMFVCPSLTNVLPSFVTFSHLTYLEIIKCNRLVNVITSATAQSLVKLTVLKVRDCDSLEEIITGKENVDIAFASLEILILKCLPSLNKFCSSKCCLKFPLLEKVIVCQCPRMKIFSEGNTSTPYLRKVIIEENDGEWIWKGNLNDTIKEMFDDKSAALVEWLIQFENL is encoded by the exons GAAGTAATTGAGGTTACTGAAAGGACAAATAAGCATCTGGAAGATCCCTGCCGTCGAGATGTTGGGTGTTCGGGCTGGGTTTTCCCTAATTTGATTACACGATACCGGCTTGGCAGAAAAACCGCTGAAATAGCAACTGATGTTGCTGGAGTTTTCGGAAGAGGTGATTTTAATCAAGTTGGTCACCTTCCTGCTCTAAATGAAAGTGCCTCTTCTTCTGCTGCAGGAGGCGCTGAAAAGCTTATGACAAGGGAGTCATTTAAGGAGAGTATCATGAAGGCTCTAAGGGACCCTAAAGCACACAACATCGGGGTCTATGGTTTGGGCGGGGTGGGCAAGACTACCCTGGTGAATGAAGTCTTTGAAATAGCCAAGCAACAAAAATTGTTCGATGCAGTGGTTATCGCCCGTGTATCCAAAACTCCAgacattaaagaaattcaagggGTGATTGCAGATATGTTGGGTCTGCGATTTGAAGAAGAAACTACTGCGGCTAGAGCATACCGCCTAAGGAAAAGAATTGAAGCTGAGAAAACTGTTCTTGTTATTCTAGATGATATTTGGCTGACATTTGACTTGGAAAAAATGGGAATTCCGTCTAGTAAGGAACACAATGGTTGCAAATTGTTGATGACTTCTAAAAGTCAAGATGTGCTGCGGAAATTGGACGTCCAAAAGGATTTCACTTTTAGACTTGAACATCTAAATGAAGTAGAAAcatggagcttgtttcaatctaTGGCTGGAGATGTTGTTAATGATATCGGTTTGAAAGGTGTAGCAACTCAAATTGCCCAAAACTGTGCAGGTTTGCCTCTTCTCATAGTGACGGTGGCCAGAGGATTGAAAAGTAAGGATATTCATGTTTGGAAAGATGCTTTAATGCAATTACAAAATGTTGGTCATGAAGATATGGATGACATAGTTTATTCTGCCTTAGACTTGAGTTACAGATGGTTGGCGAGTGATGAAATTAAGACACTCTTCTTGCTTTCTGCTGTATTAGGATATAATAATGTAGACTACTTGCTGAAAGTTGCAATGGGTTTGGACATATTCAAGAATGTAATGACAGTGGATGATGCAAGAAACAGACTTCATAGTATAATTGAATCATTGAAAGCATCTTGCCTATTGCTTGAAGGTAGTAGCACAAGTCGGCAAGTCCAAATGCATGACCTTGTTCGTGATGTAGCTATCTCCATAGCACGTAGGGATAAACATGTTTATTATATGTTGGGAATGAATGCTGAGTTGAAGAATCTTCCCAAGGATTTTCAAAACACATGCTCACAGATCATCTTATTAAAATGTCTTATCCATGAGCTTCCACAAAATTTAGATTGTCCTAatgttaacatttttattttggacAGTGCAAATCGTTCTTTAGAAATCCCAGATACTATTTTTGATGGGATGGGAAGCCTTACAGTGTTAGATTTAACACATTTGAACCTGTCTTCGTTACCCACTTCATTTCGTTCCCTAACAGGTCTCCAGACATTGTGTTTGGACCAATGTGTTTTGGAAAATATGGATATAATAGAagatttgaaaagtttaaaaattctTAGCCTTTGGAAATCTTCGATGATCAAGTTGCCAAGCAAAATAAGGGAGATGGCTCAACTAAGAATGCTTGATTTGAGCCATTCTGGAATAGAAGTCATCCCACCCAACATCATTTCAAGCTTGACTAAATTAGAGGAGTTGTATATGGGCAATACCTCCATTAAATGGGAAGATGAGAATTCAGCCGAGCAAAAAGAAAATGCTAGCCTTGCTGAGCTTCGACAATTGGACAACTTGACAACTCTAGAATTACAAATTCACGAGTTTTGCATTTTGCCAGTGGGCTTAACTCCGATGTTTGAAAAGCTGCAAAGATATAAAATAGCCATTGGAGATGTATGGGAATGGTCTGACATTAAGGACGGAACCTTGAAAACACTGATGCTCAAACTTGGTACCAACATACATTTAGAGCACGGGATAAAAGCATTAATTAAAGGGGTTGAAAAATTGTACTTGGATGAAGTAGAGGGTATTGAAAATGTGTTGTATCAAATGAATGGAGAAGGATTTCCATTGTTGAAGCACCTCCACATCCAAAACAATAATCAAATGAAGCACATAGTTGAATCTATGGAGAGCAACCAAGTCAATGTTTCTTTTCCCAACTTGGAAACACTACTAATTGATAATCTTCAAAAGTTGGAGCAGATATGTTATGGCCCGCTTGCTGCTAATTCTTTTGGTAAGCTCAGCGTTATCAAAGTAAAAAATTGTGTCCAATTAAAATATCTTCTATCCTTATCAATGGTTAAAGGACTTGTTTATCTTTCTGAGATCGAAGTTTGTGGATGCAACTTGATGAAAAACATATTGATCGGAGACCACAATTTAAGTGAGGGTGAAAAAATAGAGTTTCCTTTCTTGTGTTCTTTAACGTTACAACATTTGAAAAGACTTGATAACTTTCTCTCTTGTGAGCTGACATCTTCAAAAGCTGAGCAAAAGTATCAAGGGTCCCAGTCTTGTGTTTCTACACCATTTTTTAATGTTGAG GttgctttccctaatttggaaacCCTTAAATTGAGCTCACTCAGTTTGAATAAAATTTGGGACAATCAACATTCTATGGACAAATTGACAGTCTTGGTTGTGGAGAACTGTGATGggctaaagtccttattctctTCTACAATGGTTGGTAGTTTTGAAAACCTCAAAAGACTTGAAATTAGTAAATGTAATTTGATGAATGAGATAATAGCTACAGAAAAGAGAAACGATGTCACTATTGCATTGAAAGAG GTTTCATTTCCCAAATTGGAGTCAATCATACTGAAGGACATGGAAAACTTAAAGACAGTATGGCATTACCAATTTCAAACATCGAAGGTTTTGCAAGTCCAAAATTGTGAGAAAATTGTGACTGTTTTTCCTTCCTCAATGCAGAAGACTTATAATAATCTAGAGCAGTTATTGGTAGAGAATTGTGCTTTAGTGGAGGAGATATTTGAATTGACTTCTATTGAAAATAGCAGCACTGAAGTTATAATACCAATGAAAGTAATTATTTTAGGTGGATTGCCGAAGCTGAAAAATATATGGAGTATGGATCCTCAAGGAATTCTTAGTTTTCATAGTCTACAAAGTTTTTGTCTATATCAATGTGAAAGCATGGAGTATCTATTTCCACTTTCTGTAGCCACTAGCTGCCTAGATCTCAAAGAACTTGTGATAAGATATTGTGGGAATATGAAGGAAATTGTTTCAGAAAAGAGACAATCTACGTGCACAAGTCCAATATTTGAGTTTAATCAACTAACAATTATACAGCTTGGGAATTTATATTCACTCAAAGCTTTCTATGCCGGAAACCATACTCTAAGATGTCCATCTTTGAGAACAATAGATGTTAcaaaatgtaaaaaattgaaTTTGTACAATTCTGGAACTTTGCCTACAAGCAGTCTCAAAAGGTGCAAAGATGAGAATCTCCCAGATTCATTCCAACAACCACTTTTCATTATTGAAGAG GTGGTTCCaaatttgaagaagatgaaaataaacCAAAGGGATGCTAAGATGTTATCGCAAGCTCAAAATTTAGGTTCCCTCTTCCACAATTtgacatttcttggtttgtctgATTATCTGAATGAAGAAGCTACATTTCCTTACTTGTTTCTCGAAAATGCACCTGCTCTTGAAGATCTAGTTGTTGGATGGAGTTCCTTCAAGACGATATTTGATGATGAAATACTAGTGAGTATGAAACTTTACCCCCGGCTCAAAATGTTGAATCTGTATCAATTATCTAAAATTCAACATCTATGTGAAGAACATTCTCAAATTCACCCTATTCTTGAGGGTCTTGAAGAGTTGGTTATTTGTTACTGTCCTAGTTTGACAAATGTGCTACCTTCCTCTGTCACCTTTAGTCACCTGACATATTTGGAGATAGTAAAATGCAATAATTTGGTTAACGTAATTACATCCACTACTGCGCAAAGTTTGGTAAAGCTCACAGTAATGAAGGTAAGAGATTGCGATTCACTAGAAGAAATAATTACGGGAAGGGAAAATGTTGATATTGCATTTGTTAGTCTTCAAATACTAATAATGAAATGTTTGCCAAGCCTCAACAAGTTTTGTTCTAGCAAGTGTTTTTTGAAGTTTCCATTGTTGGAGAAAGTAATTGTGAGCCTATGTCCTCGCCTGGATATTTTCTCTGAGGGAAACACAAGTACACCATATCTTCGAAAAGTGATAATTGAAGAAAATGATGGAGAATGGATTTGGAAGGGGAACTTAAATGATACAATAAAGGAAATGTTTGACGATAAG GTTGCATTTTCTAAGATTAAATATTTAGCCTTATCTGATTACCCTGAGCTAAAGGAGTATTGGTATGGCCGACCTCATCAGAATATGTTTCACAATTTGAAATCTCTAGTGGTTCAAAGATGTGATTTTTTATCACATGTACTTCTCCCATCAAATGTACTACAAGTGCTACATGGATTGGAAAACCTAGAAGTAAAAGATTGTGATTCATTAGAAGCATTGTTTGATGTGAAAGGTTTGAAGTCTAAACAGAGTACTCTATTGAAAAATCTAACTTTGTCTAGCTTACCAAATTTGAAGCATATATGGAACGCAGATCCATATGAAATTATCAGTTTTGGAAACTTATGCAGAGTAAATATTTCAAAGTGTCAAAGCTTGTTATATATCCTCCCATTGTCACTCTGCCAAGATCTTGGACATCTTGAAGTGCTTATGATAGAGTATTGCGAAGTCAAGCAAATTGTTGCATTGGAAGAGACATCAGCACAAAATATTATCACTTTTGATCAATTGACAAAGTTGCAGCTATATCATTTGAAAAATCTCATAAGTTTCTATCCAGGAAAGCTTACATTGGAATGCCCTTCATTAAAGATTTTGGACGTCTCTCATTGCGAAGCATTAAACATGTTTTCGGTCAATCTTTTTGATATCCAACAGCATGAGAATGATATTCATGATGATATACGGATTGGCCAAGGCCTATTTTCTATCGAAAAG TTGAGCCTCAGCTTGGAGAAATTGGCAATAAACGGCTCAAAGGATGCCTTGAGACTATTGAATTGTTATAGTCAGAAAAACATCTTCTCTGAAAAACTGAAACTTCTTAGTCTGCATTGCTTTGATGAAACTCCGATTTCTTTGCTGAATAACTTCCATGCAATATTTCCCAATCTTGCAACACTTAGAGTGCATAATAGTGCTTTTGAAAGATTGTTTCCCACTACTAATGATCATCTCCGTAAGGGGAttacactaaaaataaaatttttgggGCTTTATAATTTGGAAAAACTGGAGTATATTTGGCAGGaaaacttctctttggaatattCTCTAATACCGGACCTTGAAACTTTAGTCGCAATAGATTGTCCTAGTTTGATTAGGTTGGTACCGTCATCAACATCTTTCACAAATTTAACCGCTTTGATAGTGAACAATTGCAAAGAGCTGGTGTACTTGATATCACCTTCAACTGCTACAAGTCTTATGCAACTCAAGATACTACAAATAGAGAATTGTGAAAAGTTATTGGATGTGATAATGATTGACGAAGGAGAAGTAGATGAAAACATCATATTTGAGAACTTGGAACAATTGAAACTTACTTCTTTGTCAAGTCTTAGAAGCTTCTGCTATGGGAAACACAAATTTGTCTTCCCATCTTTCATTAGTTTCATTGTTGAGGGATGCCCTCAAATGGAGATTTTCTCACCAGAAGTCACGATAGCTCCATACTTGACATCAGTTGAAGTGGAAAATAAAACTATGTACTGGAAAGGTGATCTTAATACAACTATTGAATGGTTGTTTATGGAGAAG GttgctttccctaatttggaaacCCTTAAATTGAGCTCACTCAATTTGAATAAAATTTGGGACAATCAACATTCTATGGACAAATTGACAGTCTTGGTTGTGGAGAACTGTGATGggctaaagtccttattctctTCTACAATGGTTGGTAGTTTTGAAAACCTCAAAAGACTTGAAATTAGTAAATGTAATTTGATGAATGAGATAATAGCTACAGAAAAGAGAAACGATGTCACTATTGCATTGAAAGAG GTTTCATTTCCCAAATTGGAGTCAATCATACTGAAGGACATGGAAAACTTAAAGACAGTATGGCATTACCAATTTCAAACATCGAAGGTGTTGCAAGTCCAAAATTGTGAGAAAATTGTGACTGTTTTTCCTTCCTCTATGCAGAAGACTTATAATAATCTAGAGAGGTTATTGGTAGAGAATTGTGCTTTAGTGGAGGAGATATTTGAATTGACTTCTATTGAAAATAGCAGCACAGAAGTTACAACACTAATGAAAGTAATTACTTTAGATGGATTGCCGAAGCTGAAAAATATATGGAGTATGGATCCTCAAGGAATTCTTAGTTTTCATAATCTACAAGATTTTTGTCTAAATAAGTGTGGAAGCATGGAGTATCTATTTCCACTTTCTATAGCCACTAGCTGCCCACATCTCGAAAAACTTCATATAAGAAAATGTTGGAAGATGAAGGAAATTGTTTCTGAGGAGAGACAATCTACGTACTCAAATCCGATATTTGAGTTTAATCAACTCACTAGTATACAGCTTTGGAACTTACCATCACTCAAGGGTTTCTATGCAGGAAACCATACTCTAGCATGTCCATCTTTGAGAACAATAATTGTTTTAAGCTGTGAAAAATTGAATTTGTACAAAACTGGAACTTTACCTAcaagcagcctcaaaaggtgtaaAGATGAGAAGCTCCCAGATTCATTCCTACAACCACTTTTCATTATTGAGGAG GTGGTTCCAGATTTGAAGAACATGAGAATAAGCCAAAGGGATGCTAAGATGTTATTGCAAGCTCAAAGTTTAGGTTTCCTCTTCCCCAATTtgacatttcttggtttgtctgACTATATGGATGAAGAGGCTACATTTCCTTACTGGTTTCTCCAAAATGCACCTGCTCTTGAAAGTCTAGTTGTTGAATGGAGTTCTTTCAAgaagatatttgaagatgaaATACCAGTGAGTATGGAACTTCACACCCGGCTCAAAGAGTTGAGACTATATCATTTATCTAAACTTCAACATATATGTGATGAACGTTCTCAAATTCATCAAGTTCTTGAAGGTCTTGAACAGTTGGTTATGTTTGTTTGTCCTAGTTTGACAAATGTGCTGCCTTCCTTTGTCACCTTTAGTCACCTGACATATTTGGAGATAATAAAATGCAATAGACTGGTAAACGTAATTACATCTGCTACTGCACAAAGTTTGGTAAAGCTCACCGTTTTGAAGGTAAGAGATTGTGATTCACTGGAAGAAATAATAACGGGAAAAGAAAATGTTGATATTGCATTTGCTAGTCTTGAAATATTGATACTGAAATGTTTGCCAAGCCTCAACAAATTTTGTTCTAGCAAGTGTTGTTTGAAGTTTCCATTGTTGGAGAAAGTAATTGTGTGCCAATGTCCTCGCATGAAGATTTTCTCAGAGGGAAACACAAGTACACCATATCTTCGAAAAGTGATAATTGAAGAAAATGATGGAGAATGGATTTGGAAGGGGAACTTAAATGATACAATAAAGGAAATGTTTGACGATAAG AGTGCAGCTTTGGTTGAATGGCTAATTCAATTTGAAAATTTGTGA